In Jeotgalibaca arthritidis, a single genomic region encodes these proteins:
- a CDS encoding MmgE/PrpD family protein, translated as MTSSNTDRLLDKILEPIVEKDHLISQARLAFTDYLASYVMALNEPVIREYGQAYHRDQSPVQPIQTDYQLTPEEAALFYGFAAHYLDIDDVHPHVQGHPSAVIFSALLATVESHDRWDDFFESYVIGLEVEGLLGQVMNPHLKTTGWHATSVLGVIAAATAIGCFKQYPRQKLNRLLSIAATESMGMAFQFGSDIKPLHAGLAAKQAVFTHELVSRTQISANTDPFSKEGGWFAALLDKPVELDFNNWLAPGQILEPGLWFKRHPFCSAAMTGHDAAELIVQQGGKMADLEEVIIHFSPNQDRALRYSEIKTPMEGKFSIEYVVWQVLTYGKIQSHLFEGETVPAAYHKDLQRIKRRYDLPAQPPTGRKVTITAQRKNGSQLTATVDIPKGAPQNPLSLQDIIGKINNAHLEVWITNLYSQPLSTNGLVKSAIMR; from the coding sequence ATGACAAGCTCGAATACAGATCGTCTACTAGATAAAATTCTAGAACCAATAGTAGAAAAAGACCATTTAATCAGCCAAGCTCGTTTAGCTTTCACTGATTATCTAGCGTCGTACGTGATGGCATTAAATGAACCGGTTATTCGCGAATATGGTCAAGCCTACCACCGTGACCAATCGCCAGTTCAACCGATTCAAACGGACTATCAGTTAACGCCAGAAGAAGCGGCACTATTTTACGGTTTTGCGGCTCATTATTTAGATATCGATGATGTTCATCCCCATGTGCAAGGCCATCCGAGTGCAGTGATTTTTTCTGCCTTGTTAGCAACCGTTGAGTCTCACGATCGGTGGGATGACTTTTTCGAAAGTTACGTCATAGGCTTAGAGGTTGAAGGGTTATTAGGTCAAGTCATGAATCCGCATTTGAAAACGACTGGTTGGCACGCAACATCGGTACTAGGTGTCATTGCAGCCGCTACTGCAATTGGCTGCTTTAAACAGTACCCTCGTCAAAAATTAAATCGGCTGCTATCAATTGCTGCCACCGAGTCTATGGGGATGGCCTTTCAGTTTGGCAGTGACATTAAGCCACTTCATGCTGGCCTTGCAGCTAAGCAGGCAGTCTTCACCCATGAATTGGTGAGTCGAACTCAGATTAGTGCCAATACCGATCCTTTTTCAAAAGAGGGTGGTTGGTTTGCAGCTTTATTAGATAAACCAGTTGAACTCGACTTTAACAATTGGTTGGCGCCTGGCCAAATTCTGGAGCCGGGATTGTGGTTTAAGCGTCATCCCTTTTGTTCAGCAGCCATGACGGGTCACGATGCAGCAGAACTGATTGTTCAACAAGGCGGCAAAATGGCTGACTTGGAGGAAGTGATCATCCATTTCTCACCTAACCAAGATCGAGCACTTCGCTATTCCGAAATCAAAACACCCATGGAAGGCAAGTTTTCGATTGAGTATGTGGTGTGGCAAGTGCTGACTTATGGAAAAATTCAAAGCCATTTATTCGAAGGGGAAACTGTTCCAGCCGCCTATCATAAGGACTTACAGCGCATTAAACGGCGCTACGACTTGCCAGCTCAGCCGCCGACTGGTCGAAAAGTAACCATTACGGCTCAACGAAAAAATGGCAGCCAACTAACAGCAACGGTGGACATTCCAAAGGGAGCACCTCAAAACCCATTGTCCCTTCAAGATATAATTGGCAAAATAAATAATGCCCACTTAGAAGTTTGGATAACTAATTTGTACAGCCAACCGCTATCGACAAATGGTCTAGTCAAGTCGGCAATCATGCGTTGA
- a CDS encoding transporter substrate-binding domain-containing protein — translation MKNWSKGLLKSAAAVLFVGGLAACSTDGGETASSDVAGTTEEKIVLEIGATGQSFPNSYMEDNKLVGYDVEVIEAIAGNLGYEINWTTAAFDGLLASLNAGKLDTIANNFAITPERQENVNFTTPYAYTASGIAVKEDSEYQSTFDLDNETVGAVAGSNKLTELETYIAETGLNIDARHYDTREGPQEDTLKGQVAGYIQDKAVLAATIKKDGLGLRVLPENLVGGEVAFPFAKTEEGEALLAEFDAELQNLLADGTIKELSEKYYGIDVTAEVE, via the coding sequence ATGAAGAATTGGTCAAAAGGGTTATTAAAAAGTGCAGCAGCGGTTTTATTTGTAGGTGGTTTAGCAGCTTGCTCAACTGATGGTGGAGAAACAGCGAGTTCAGATGTGGCTGGCACAACGGAAGAAAAAATTGTTCTAGAAATTGGAGCGACAGGTCAATCATTTCCCAACTCTTATATGGAAGATAATAAATTAGTTGGTTATGATGTTGAAGTTATTGAGGCTATTGCTGGCAATTTAGGCTATGAAATCAACTGGACAACAGCAGCCTTTGACGGCTTGTTGGCGTCACTAAATGCTGGTAAGTTGGACACTATTGCGAATAACTTTGCCATTACACCAGAACGACAAGAAAATGTTAACTTTACAACGCCTTATGCTTACACAGCGTCAGGAATTGCTGTTAAAGAAGATAGTGAATACCAAAGTACCTTTGACTTAGATAATGAGACAGTTGGAGCCGTTGCTGGAAGTAACAAATTGACAGAGCTTGAAACCTATATTGCCGAAACAGGTTTGAATATCGATGCTCGTCACTACGATACACGTGAAGGCCCACAAGAAGATACTTTAAAAGGTCAAGTAGCTGGCTACATTCAAGATAAAGCAGTTCTAGCAGCAACTATTAAAAAAGATGGCTTAGGACTACGTGTTTTACCAGAAAATTTAGTTGGCGGCGAAGTTGCTTTCCCATTTGCTAAAACAGAAGAAGGCGAAGCTTTGTTAGCTGAGTTTGATGCAGAACTACAAAACCTACTAGCAGATGGCACCATTAAAGAGTTGTCTGAAAAATACTATGGTATTGATGTTACCGCAGAAGTAGAGTAA
- the purB gene encoding adenylosuccinate lyase has protein sequence MIKGELKKMGSHVIDMMMLKNNFGTEAMRQIWSDENRLQKHFDIEAALALAEGELGLIPQAAAEKIAASANAEGVDIAAVAAEGAVLKHSLMATINTLQRLSGEEGEYVHFGATTQDIVDTGVILQLKESNAIIKENVQDVAAELANLAKRYRDTPMTGRSHGMQALPTTFGFKLSVVLSEVLRHLERLEEAENRVFTGVLAGAVGTYASFGEQGPEVEKNTLTRLGLDTPDICWHSSRDRIAEYVNILGLISGTLGKLANEFYNLMRTEIDELEEPFSKGKVGSSTMPHKRNPAALEGIVSLTKPVLASVGLVQQALIVEHERDAMSWRAEWIALPEICIFLSSQLASTKAVLKDLIVKPKNMLRNLNLQGGLLLSEQVMFALAKEMGKQTAHHLVYELSMEAFESEQKFSDILLKNKAVLAVLSADEIQQALDPEQYLGSAPQKVDQILQKYEAYQATH, from the coding sequence TTGATTAAAGGAGAGTTGAAAAAAATGGGTTCACACGTAATTGATATGATGATGTTAAAAAATAACTTTGGTACAGAAGCTATGCGACAAATTTGGTCGGATGAAAACCGCCTGCAAAAACACTTTGATATTGAAGCAGCACTAGCTTTAGCAGAAGGTGAGTTAGGACTAATTCCTCAAGCAGCAGCTGAGAAAATCGCTGCTAGTGCTAATGCAGAAGGTGTGGATATTGCAGCAGTTGCAGCAGAAGGAGCTGTTCTCAAGCATTCATTAATGGCAACCATTAATACTTTACAACGCTTGAGCGGAGAAGAGGGCGAATACGTTCACTTCGGCGCAACGACACAAGATATTGTTGATACAGGTGTGATTTTACAACTAAAAGAATCCAACGCTATTATCAAAGAAAATGTGCAAGACGTTGCCGCTGAACTAGCCAACTTGGCTAAACGCTACCGTGATACACCAATGACCGGTCGTTCTCATGGGATGCAAGCTTTACCAACTACATTTGGCTTTAAACTGTCAGTTGTTTTAAGTGAAGTATTGCGTCACCTAGAACGTTTAGAAGAAGCAGAAAATCGCGTCTTTACAGGTGTTTTAGCAGGTGCAGTTGGAACTTACGCATCATTTGGTGAGCAAGGACCCGAAGTTGAGAAAAATACATTGACGCGACTAGGCCTTGATACGCCGGATATTTGCTGGCACTCATCCAGAGACCGCATTGCTGAATATGTGAATATTTTAGGTCTTATCAGTGGGACACTCGGTAAATTAGCTAACGAGTTTTATAACTTGATGCGAACTGAAATTGATGAACTAGAAGAACCTTTTTCAAAAGGAAAAGTGGGCTCAAGCACCATGCCGCATAAACGCAATCCAGCAGCCCTAGAAGGGATTGTCAGCTTAACTAAACCAGTTTTAGCAAGTGTTGGCCTTGTACAACAAGCCCTTATTGTTGAGCACGAACGCGATGCTATGTCTTGGCGTGCCGAGTGGATTGCCTTACCGGAAATTTGTATCTTCCTATCATCCCAACTAGCTTCAACCAAAGCTGTTTTGAAAGACTTAATCGTTAAACCCAAAAACATGCTGCGCAACCTAAACTTACAAGGCGGCCTCTTGCTGTCTGAACAAGTCATGTTCGCCCTAGCCAAAGAAATGGGCAAGCAAACGGCCCATCATCTCGTTTATGAACTGTCGATGGAAGCCTTTGAGAGCGAGCAAAAATTCAGTGATATTTTATTGAAAAACAAAGCGGTATTAGCTGTTTTGAGTGCCGACGAGATCCAACAAGCGCTTGATCCAGAACAATACCTAGGATCTGCACCACAAAAAGTGGACCAGATTTTACAAAAATACGAGGCTTATCAGGCTACCCATTAA
- a CDS encoding ribonuclease H1 domain-containing protein produces the protein MVGKFYAVKKGRQPGIYRTWPDAQKQVAGFSGAQFKSFTTEQEAKDYINPPQQAAVDWTADDTIEAYVDGSFDRQSNRYSYGVVMVKNSEVVKQFYKAGSNPRYVESFQIAGEVFGSIAAIKWAIAEGYKAINIRYDYMGIEQWARGLWRANKPVSQDYIAQFRELENQIAVHFKKEKAHSGVTYNELADQLAKKALQSVR, from the coding sequence ATGGTAGGGAAATTTTATGCAGTAAAAAAAGGGCGTCAACCGGGTATTTATCGGACATGGCCAGACGCACAAAAACAAGTGGCTGGATTTTCTGGCGCACAATTTAAATCTTTTACGACAGAACAAGAGGCAAAGGATTATATTAATCCTCCTCAACAAGCTGCTGTTGATTGGACGGCAGACGATACAATCGAAGCTTATGTCGATGGGTCTTTTGACCGTCAGTCAAATCGTTACAGTTATGGCGTTGTGATGGTAAAAAATAGCGAGGTGGTCAAACAATTTTACAAAGCCGGTTCTAACCCTCGCTATGTGGAAAGTTTCCAAATTGCGGGAGAAGTCTTTGGCTCGATTGCAGCCATTAAGTGGGCAATTGCAGAAGGCTACAAAGCTATCAATATCCGCTATGATTATATGGGAATTGAACAGTGGGCAAGAGGACTTTGGCGTGCCAATAAGCCCGTATCGCAGGACTATATCGCACAGTTTAGAGAATTAGAAAATCAGATTGCCGTTCACTTTAAAAAAGAAAAAGCACATAGTGGCGTTACCTATAATGAATTAGCTGACCAATTGGCGAAAAAAGCCTTGCAATCAGTTCGTTAA
- a CDS encoding amidohydrolase, which translates to MAVDLRTDNLVKKLVHYRRELHQYPELSLKEYETTERIKGWLTEAGIAIRDYGLETGVIAEVVGDLEGPTIAIRADIDALPIVEEVNTLFKSKHQGVMHACGHDFHTSSIIGAALLLEENKENLKGTVRFIFQPAEEIAQGAKLVVESGALEGASAIFGMHNKPDLAVGTVGVRSGALMASADRFELDVIGLGGHAGIPHATVDPIVVASQIVTAFQSIISRNTSSFDNTVLSVTQLHAGSAWNVIPEKAFLEGTVRSFQAEARHEIPALMERTAKGIAEAYGASIDFRWYPYIPVVENNPQLETLVTEAAKDWGYEVVEAKQVAGGEDFAFYQSKLPSFFVWMGVDGSRDWHHPEYHLNEDALLVSARYFSTLAEKALDYFSGWK; encoded by the coding sequence GTGGCAGTTGATTTGAGAACGGACAACTTGGTTAAAAAATTGGTGCATTATCGCCGAGAATTACACCAGTATCCTGAATTATCATTGAAAGAATATGAAACAACCGAACGAATCAAGGGCTGGTTGACAGAAGCGGGGATCGCTATCCGTGATTATGGGTTAGAAACGGGTGTCATTGCTGAAGTAGTTGGTGACTTAGAAGGCCCGACTATCGCCATTCGTGCCGACATTGATGCCTTGCCAATTGTTGAAGAAGTGAATACCTTGTTTAAATCGAAACACCAAGGGGTCATGCACGCTTGCGGTCATGATTTCCATACGTCTTCTATTATTGGAGCGGCTCTTTTGTTAGAAGAAAACAAAGAAAACTTAAAGGGAACTGTTCGTTTTATTTTCCAGCCGGCAGAAGAAATTGCGCAAGGCGCTAAACTAGTCGTGGAAAGTGGTGCCTTAGAAGGTGCTTCGGCTATTTTCGGTATGCATAATAAACCAGATTTGGCTGTTGGAACAGTTGGTGTGCGCAGTGGTGCGCTGATGGCGAGTGCGGACCGCTTTGAACTGGATGTGATTGGTCTAGGTGGTCATGCAGGAATTCCTCATGCAACCGTTGATCCAATCGTTGTGGCATCGCAAATTGTCACAGCCTTCCAAAGTATTATTAGCCGTAATACCAGTTCTTTTGATAATACAGTCCTAAGTGTTACTCAACTCCATGCGGGAAGTGCATGGAATGTGATTCCAGAAAAGGCCTTTTTAGAAGGAACGGTTCGCAGTTTCCAAGCAGAAGCACGCCATGAGATTCCTGCTTTAATGGAGAGAACGGCAAAAGGGATTGCGGAAGCTTACGGAGCGAGCATTGATTTTCGTTGGTATCCGTATATTCCAGTTGTTGAGAATAATCCCCAATTGGAAACACTTGTAACAGAAGCTGCTAAAGATTGGGGCTACGAAGTCGTTGAAGCCAAGCAAGTTGCTGGCGGTGAAGACTTTGCCTTTTACCAAAGCAAGCTACCAAGCTTTTTTGTGTGGATGGGGGTTGATGGTAGTCGTGATTGGCACCATCCAGAATACCATTTAAATGAAGATGCCTTACTGGTATCAGCGCGCTACTTCAGTACATTGGCAGAAAAAGCATTAGATTATTTTTCAGGATGGAAGTGA
- a CDS encoding amino acid ABC transporter ATP-binding protein: MIEVKQLSKSFGANKVLNDLSFQVKEGEVVAIIGPSGSGKSTLLRSLNLLEEPDEGTIQVGDVLVDTKALTNQNRYDLRQQSAMVFQHFNLFKNKTVIENVTLALTSSKRKTKKEAIAIAEQLLDQVGLTAQRDQYPVTLSGGQQQRVSIARALAVDPKVIFMDEPTSALDPELVGEVLKSIEQLSKRNITLVIVTHEMKFAQKVADRVIFMNNGLIVEEGHPDDVFNHPQEVRTKQFLLSTKDELASAI; encoded by the coding sequence ATGATAGAAGTAAAGCAGTTATCGAAGTCATTTGGAGCTAATAAAGTGTTGAATGATTTGTCCTTCCAAGTGAAAGAAGGAGAAGTTGTCGCTATTATTGGGCCGAGTGGTTCAGGCAAATCAACCTTGTTGCGCAGCTTGAATTTATTAGAAGAACCGGATGAAGGCACCATTCAAGTTGGCGATGTCTTGGTAGATACGAAAGCACTAACTAACCAAAATCGTTATGACTTGAGACAGCAGTCTGCCATGGTTTTTCAACATTTTAATCTTTTTAAAAATAAAACAGTCATTGAAAATGTGACGTTGGCATTAACATCTAGTAAACGGAAAACAAAGAAAGAAGCTATTGCCATTGCCGAGCAGTTGCTAGATCAAGTAGGCTTAACGGCTCAGCGCGACCAATATCCAGTGACTTTGAGTGGTGGGCAACAACAGCGTGTGAGTATTGCCCGAGCCTTGGCTGTTGATCCAAAAGTGATTTTTATGGATGAGCCAACGAGTGCGTTGGACCCAGAATTAGTTGGTGAAGTTTTGAAAAGTATTGAGCAGCTTTCTAAACGAAATATTACGCTTGTGATCGTGACCCATGAAATGAAATTTGCTCAAAAGGTAGCTGACCGGGTTATTTTTATGAACAATGGCTTAATTGTTGAGGAAGGCCATCCCGATGATGTCTTTAACCATCCGCAAGAAGTGCGTACCAAACAGTTTTTATTATCAACAAAAGATGAGTTAGCAAGTGCTATTTAA
- the cysK gene encoding cysteine synthase A encodes MAKIVNNILELTGDTPIVKLNKVVPEDAADVYVKLESYNPAGSVKDRIALAMIEQAEKDGLLKPGGTIVEPTSGNTGVGLSFVGAVKGYKVVIVLPDTFSIERRKLIQAYGAELVLTPGADGTVGAIKKATELAEENGWFLPLQFDNQANPTVHKNTTGQEIVQAFGEDGPDAFISGVGTGGTVTGAGGVLKEAYPDIEIYAVESAESPVLSGGQPGPHKIQGISAGFVPKVLNTAVYQDVLKVAGDDAIAIARKVGTTEGILVGVSGGAAIKAAIDIAQKLGKGKKVLAILPDNGERYLSTVLYDFE; translated from the coding sequence ATGGCTAAAATTGTAAACAATATTCTTGAACTAACAGGCGACACACCGATTGTAAAATTGAACAAGGTTGTACCAGAAGATGCAGCAGATGTTTACGTTAAACTTGAATCTTATAACCCAGCTGGATCGGTTAAAGACCGCATTGCATTAGCAATGATTGAACAAGCTGAAAAAGATGGACTCTTGAAGCCGGGTGGAACCATTGTAGAACCAACTTCTGGTAATACAGGCGTTGGCTTATCCTTCGTTGGAGCCGTAAAAGGTTACAAAGTGGTTATCGTTTTACCGGACACCTTTTCGATTGAACGCCGCAAGCTGATTCAAGCTTACGGTGCAGAACTTGTTTTAACACCGGGTGCTGACGGAACAGTCGGTGCGATTAAAAAAGCAACGGAATTAGCAGAAGAAAATGGTTGGTTCTTACCATTACAATTTGATAATCAAGCAAATCCAACGGTTCATAAAAATACAACGGGTCAAGAAATTGTTCAAGCGTTTGGTGAAGATGGGCCAGATGCCTTCATTTCAGGCGTTGGAACAGGTGGAACGGTAACAGGAGCAGGCGGCGTCTTAAAAGAAGCTTATCCTGACATTGAAATTTATGCTGTTGAATCAGCAGAGTCACCGGTTTTATCAGGTGGTCAACCGGGACCTCATAAAATTCAAGGTATCTCAGCTGGATTTGTTCCTAAAGTATTAAACACAGCTGTCTACCAAGATGTCCTTAAAGTTGCTGGAGATGACGCTATCGCAATCGCACGTAAAGTTGGCACAACAGAAGGTATTTTAGTTGGTGTATCAGGCGGCGCAGCTATTAAAGCAGCCATTGATATTGCCCAAAAACTAGGTAAAGGTAAAAAAGTATTAGCGATTCTTCCAGATAACGGCGAGCGCTACCTATCTACAGTCCTTTATGATTTTGAATAA
- a CDS encoding GNAT family N-acetyltransferase produces the protein MKEYRLTTLADAEAFLDLLLKSYQPIRDLGIHFAAATADLDLVTRHIQQNLCYVLEDDGRLIATISLRLPWGPNPGPEVLPHIGWFAVDPDFSGQGIGNDLLDWLEQEILIKELKAPAVTLGTADKHPWLAMMYQRKGYQKFAERDLGKGHLTLFFKKEFQLVEPKEEV, from the coding sequence GTGAAAGAGTATCGATTAACCACATTAGCAGATGCCGAAGCCTTTTTAGACTTACTATTAAAATCTTACCAACCCATTCGTGACTTGGGAATTCACTTTGCAGCAGCAACAGCTGATTTAGACTTAGTGACTCGTCACATTCAACAAAATTTATGCTATGTCCTAGAAGACGATGGTCGTTTAATCGCTACTATTTCGCTTAGGCTACCTTGGGGACCGAATCCGGGACCAGAAGTTCTTCCCCATATTGGCTGGTTTGCGGTTGACCCAGACTTTAGTGGACAGGGAATTGGCAATGATTTATTAGATTGGCTCGAACAAGAAATCCTCATTAAGGAACTGAAAGCCCCAGCTGTCACACTAGGAACAGCTGACAAACATCCATGGCTGGCCATGATGTATCAGCGAAAAGGCTATCAAAAGTTCGCCGAGAGAGACTTGGGCAAAGGCCATCTGACTTTATTTTTCAAAAAAGAATTTCAGTTAGTTGAACCAAAGGAGGAAGTCTAG
- a CDS encoding amino acid ABC transporter permease: MIDLHYLLDAAKGILPFVPVTLLISITAMIFSIILGLVMAVLRRQPNKIIASLAGLYVSLFRGFPTVVQLFIVYFGLPQLFPAFNSLDALYAVILTFSFKESAYLTEIFRAGLDSVDKGQIEAGLAVGMKKWKIYQEVVLPQAIVNALPGTTNVFVSLIKESSLAFTLGITELFAQGKLMASSNLRYFETYLTVGLMYWALIIIVGRLAYVLEKHLSKAYKR; this comes from the coding sequence ATGATTGATTTACATTATTTACTTGATGCAGCCAAAGGGATTCTTCCTTTTGTACCGGTCACCTTATTGATTTCTATTACGGCGATGATTTTTTCAATTATTCTAGGGTTAGTGATGGCGGTTCTCCGTCGTCAGCCGAATAAAATAATCGCATCTTTAGCAGGTTTATATGTATCACTATTTAGAGGATTTCCTACAGTCGTTCAACTCTTTATTGTTTATTTTGGATTACCACAATTGTTCCCGGCTTTTAATTCCTTAGATGCCCTTTATGCGGTTATTTTGACGTTTTCTTTCAAAGAATCAGCTTATTTAACCGAAATTTTTAGAGCAGGCTTGGATTCAGTTGACAAGGGTCAAATTGAAGCAGGACTAGCAGTTGGTATGAAAAAGTGGAAAATTTATCAAGAAGTGGTTTTACCACAAGCCATTGTGAATGCCTTGCCTGGCACAACCAATGTGTTTGTTTCACTAATTAAGGAAAGCTCATTGGCCTTTACATTGGGGATAACCGAACTTTTCGCCCAAGGAAAACTAATGGCCAGCTCAAACTTGCGTTATTTTGAAACCTATTTAACGGTTGGGTTGATGTATTGGGCCTTAATTATTATTGTTGGACGCTTGGCTTATGTGTTAGAAAAACACTTGTCAAAAGCTTATAAACGCTAG